In Candidatus Palauibacter scopulicola, one DNA window encodes the following:
- a CDS encoding APC family permease produces the protein MTEPTTRPATPDAGGEREVLGRGIRLRSLFSLAFGTIIGVGWITVMGAWLSGAGAIGAIIAFVLGGLGILAIGLCYSEMAAAYPVTGGEVAYVFEAWGARWSFAAAWFLAFSYIFTTSFEAISVEWVVSALVPGFGGPVIYTLLGQEVRLWSLALGLAVMAAITLINYRGGKTAAWFQDLMTAGLIILTLIFVIAGIVGGSVANLEPMFSGTTPGAALIGVGIVLGTAAFWFAGFDTIPQAMEEVEEGAKLRLLPRVMGASILFALVFYCLVILATAMSMPRAELLASELPAAAAIEAALGSPFLGRIVLFAGLCGLITTWNAIFFASTRIVFAMARAHMIPHRLAKVHDRYGSPSAAVIFVAVMGSVGALFGRNAILVIVGGAAISAMIVFLVVVLGVLRLRKTRPDHPRPYTVPGGRGFLVLSAVVALGLLGASIWEPFHGAGGRIPAEWIVLVVWAALGLVFYRAAAPLRREVSERQLRWLILSDEDPK, from the coding sequence ATGACAGAACCCACAACCAGGCCGGCGACCCCGGACGCAGGCGGCGAACGCGAGGTCCTCGGAAGGGGGATCCGGCTCCGGTCGCTCTTCTCGCTCGCCTTCGGGACGATCATCGGCGTCGGCTGGATCACGGTCATGGGGGCGTGGCTGAGCGGCGCCGGCGCGATCGGGGCCATCATCGCGTTCGTGCTCGGCGGCCTCGGCATTCTCGCGATCGGGCTCTGCTACTCGGAGATGGCGGCCGCGTACCCGGTCACCGGCGGCGAGGTCGCGTACGTGTTCGAGGCGTGGGGGGCGCGCTGGAGTTTCGCCGCCGCGTGGTTCCTCGCCTTCTCCTACATCTTCACGACCTCCTTCGAAGCGATCTCCGTGGAATGGGTCGTGTCGGCGCTCGTCCCGGGGTTCGGCGGTCCGGTCATCTACACGCTGCTGGGGCAGGAGGTGCGGCTGTGGAGCCTCGCCCTCGGGCTCGCCGTGATGGCCGCGATCACGCTCATCAACTACCGCGGCGGAAAGACGGCCGCCTGGTTCCAGGACCTGATGACGGCGGGGCTCATCATCCTCACCCTCATCTTCGTCATCGCGGGCATCGTGGGCGGCAGCGTCGCGAACCTGGAGCCCATGTTCAGCGGGACGACGCCGGGGGCGGCCCTGATCGGCGTGGGCATCGTGCTCGGGACCGCCGCGTTCTGGTTCGCCGGCTTCGACACGATTCCACAGGCGATGGAGGAGGTGGAGGAGGGCGCGAAGCTGCGGCTCCTGCCGCGCGTCATGGGCGCCTCGATCCTGTTCGCGCTCGTCTTCTACTGTCTCGTGATTCTGGCGACGGCGATGAGCATGCCCCGCGCGGAACTGCTCGCGTCCGAGCTTCCCGCCGCGGCGGCGATCGAGGCCGCCCTGGGCTCGCCGTTCCTGGGCCGGATCGTGCTGTTCGCCGGACTGTGCGGACTCATCACGACGTGGAACGCGATCTTCTTCGCCTCCACGCGGATCGTCTTCGCCATGGCGCGCGCGCACATGATCCCGCACCGGCTCGCCAAGGTGCATGACCGCTACGGCTCGCCGTCGGCCGCGGTCATCTTCGTGGCCGTCATGGGGAGCGTGGGGGCGCTGTTCGGCCGCAACGCCATCCTCGTCATCGTCGGAGGCGCCGCGATCTCGGCCATGATCGTCTTCCTGGTCGTCGTGCTCGGGGTCCTGCGGCTGCGGAAGACGCGCCCCGACCACCCGCGTCCCTACACCGTGCCCGGCGGCCGGGGCTTCCTGGTTCTCAGCGCCGTCGTCGCGCTCGGGCTGCTCGGCGCTTCGATCTGGGAACCCTTCCACGGGGCGGGCGGCCGGATTCCCGCCGAGTGGATCGTCCTCGTCGTGTGGGCGGCGCTGGGGCTCGTCTTCTACCGCGCCGCCGCGCCCCTCCGGCGCGAAGTGAGC
- a CDS encoding 3-keto-5-aminohexanoate cleavage protein, with amino-acid sequence MTTTWNYGDPYAYMDRVAGGMPPVIICLAANGGIQGKEYNHALPETSEELAESVGEAYDAGASMVHIHARNPETLWKGATTTEVWREANRRLRERCPEIIINNTTGGDLWMDDEQRLSCLDANPEVASLNLAPDMGKFKLKPRGEEYTHPRPAIDFDDCTPFSYKQIAHFAAEMKARGIKPELETYHPGCGWVIRDLMAQDLIEPPYWVQTVMGYQTSSWPTVDNVVNMVREFPEGSVWLCSGIGPHQLPMTTLATLMGGHVRVGLEDNIYYRRGEKVESNRQLVERAVRIAHELNREVATPAQAREMLGLSPTPSQYG; translated from the coding sequence ATGACCACGACCTGGAACTACGGCGACCCCTACGCCTACATGGACAGGGTCGCCGGCGGCATGCCCCCCGTCATCATCTGTCTGGCCGCGAACGGCGGCATTCAGGGGAAAGAGTATAACCACGCCCTCCCGGAGACGTCCGAGGAGCTCGCCGAATCCGTCGGCGAGGCGTACGACGCGGGCGCCTCGATGGTGCACATCCACGCCCGCAACCCCGAGACGCTGTGGAAGGGGGCGACGACGACGGAGGTGTGGCGCGAGGCGAACCGCCGCCTGCGCGAGCGCTGCCCCGAGATCATCATCAACAACACCACCGGCGGCGACCTGTGGATGGACGATGAACAGCGCCTGTCGTGCCTCGACGCCAACCCGGAGGTCGCATCGCTGAACCTCGCCCCGGACATGGGCAAGTTCAAACTCAAGCCGCGCGGAGAGGAGTACACGCACCCCCGCCCCGCGATCGACTTCGACGACTGCACGCCTTTTTCCTACAAGCAGATCGCGCACTTCGCGGCGGAGATGAAGGCGCGCGGCATCAAGCCCGAACTCGAGACCTACCACCCCGGCTGCGGGTGGGTGATCCGGGACCTGATGGCGCAGGACCTCATCGAGCCGCCCTACTGGGTCCAGACCGTGATGGGCTACCAGACGTCGAGCTGGCCGACCGTCGACAACGTCGTGAACATGGTCCGGGAATTCCCGGAGGGTTCCGTGTGGCTGTGCTCAGGCATCGGGCCGCACCAACTGCCGATGACCACGCTCGCCACCCTCATGGGAGGACATGTCCGCGTCGGCCTCGAGGACAACATCTACTACCGCCGCGGCGAGAAGGTAGAGAGCAACCGCCAGCTCGTGGAGCGCGCCGTCCGGATCGCGCACGAGCTGAACCGCGAGGTCGCTACGCCCGCGCAGGCGCGCGAAATGCTCGGCCTTTCCCCGACTCCGTCACAGTACGGCTGA
- a CDS encoding 3-hydroxyacyl-CoA dehydrogenase NAD-binding domain-containing protein produces MSGSERVAGTVAIIGAGTMGRRIAYGCAVRGVRARLHDISEEALAGAIEDVRALLEAADGADGGDGHGAGATHGLVEACRDLEDCVREADWVIETVHEDLELKRVVLGRIGAAAPGKAFIASNTSSLPGSWMAESTGRPGRFTNMNFGPPEDIKVEVMGHPGTDPATTDAAKRFLRGLGLVPIVARREIQGYPTNRIWRAIKKESLHLIAGGYLSAEEIDRAWMLDWGTPVGPCGLMDVVGLDVVRDIENVYYKASGDPSDKPPGFLDRMVERGELGVKSGKGFYTYPSPAFEREGWLTASDD; encoded by the coding sequence ATGTCCGGCTCGGAGCGCGTCGCGGGGACCGTAGCCATCATCGGCGCGGGAACGATGGGACGACGGATCGCCTACGGCTGCGCGGTGCGGGGGGTGCGCGCGCGGCTGCACGATATCTCGGAGGAGGCGCTCGCCGGAGCGATCGAAGATGTGCGCGCGCTGCTCGAGGCCGCGGACGGGGCGGACGGGGGGGACGGGCACGGGGCCGGCGCGACCCATGGGCTCGTGGAGGCGTGCCGGGATCTCGAGGACTGCGTGCGGGAGGCGGACTGGGTCATCGAAACGGTCCACGAAGACCTCGAACTGAAACGCGTCGTCCTCGGGCGGATCGGCGCGGCGGCGCCGGGGAAGGCCTTCATCGCCTCCAACACCTCCTCGCTGCCGGGTTCGTGGATGGCGGAGTCGACGGGCCGCCCCGGGCGATTCACGAACATGAACTTCGGCCCGCCGGAGGACATCAAGGTCGAGGTCATGGGACACCCCGGCACCGACCCCGCGACGACCGACGCGGCAAAGCGGTTCCTGCGCGGCCTCGGCCTCGTGCCGATCGTCGCCCGCCGCGAGATCCAGGGCTATCCCACGAACCGGATCTGGCGCGCCATCAAGAAGGAGTCGCTGCACCTGATCGCCGGCGGCTACCTGAGCGCGGAAGAGATCGACCGGGCGTGGATGCTCGACTGGGGCACGCCGGTGGGGCCGTGCGGACTCATGGACGTGGTCGGACTCGACGTCGTGCGCGACATCGAGAACGTGTACTACAAGGCCTCCGGAGACCCGTCGGACAAGCCGCCCGGCTTCCTCGACCGGATGGTCGAGCGCGGGGAACTGGGCGTGAAGTCGGGGAAGGGGTTCTACACCTATCCGTCGCCCGCCTTCGAGCGGGAGGGCTGGCTCACGGCCTCCGACGACTGA
- a CDS encoding DUF126 domain-containing protein: MPCLQGRALIAGEIAAPAAVSRVGFNPFASFCDQFDGGIDTAVCGDPQNTELFGEPLTGRIVLAPFCVGSTSAGPCWERMAELGLAPAGLLLPGDVDPLTAGGLILADVWLDTPIVCVDRLGPELLDRVETGDELRVGRDGVVSW; the protein is encoded by the coding sequence ATGCCCTGCCTTCAGGGCCGGGCGCTGATCGCCGGCGAGATCGCGGCGCCGGCCGCCGTGTCCCGGGTCGGGTTCAACCCCTTCGCAAGCTTCTGCGACCAGTTCGACGGCGGGATCGACACGGCCGTGTGCGGGGATCCGCAGAACACCGAACTCTTCGGCGAGCCGCTCACCGGGCGGATCGTCCTCGCGCCCTTCTGCGTGGGCTCGACGTCGGCCGGGCCCTGCTGGGAGCGCATGGCGGAACTCGGCCTCGCCCCCGCCGGACTCCTCCTGCCGGGGGACGTGGATCCGCTCACCGCCGGAGGCCTCATCCTGGCCGATGTCTGGCTCGACACGCCGATCGTGTGCGTGGACCGGCTGGGGCCCGAACTGCTCGACCGCGTCGAAACCGGCGACGAACTGCGCGTCGGCCGCGACGGCGTGGTGAGCTGGTAA
- a CDS encoding aconitase X, giving the protein MDLTREEREILDGSRGEIPRKLLLTMVRFGEAMDAERLVPVEGPGHLVIPESKPGVGARTEFLESLVDAGVRAALPFTADPATILNETLSDLTDDQRERLARAYPMEVRYREALTKLGLRDAGGLTCTPWFEEVANRPSYGQIVAWAESSAVVYANSVIGARTHRNPGIIDLISNVVGKTPRAGLLTDEGRRASWLVEVEAEGPINGQVLGYIVGREVGDGIPWVTGLADMLEGGEHPASGKFLRDFGTNASVGGGVGLFHVEGVTVEAKRYGRRLIRGDARRLTIDAERIESIGASLRADRPVEELRPNKVLLGCPHLTYDQLCAWTDAVEDELARAGRDRLAVETVFVAAPDVVSRFRAEHPGFAALALAGGHVGSFCLEAFMQDPILAPACVVTNSNKLRYYSRNVYMLDDEALLRVMVTGNAEGGAAPSTGASSGTSPEDRA; this is encoded by the coding sequence ATGGATCTGACCCGGGAAGAGCGAGAGATCCTGGACGGGAGCCGGGGGGAGATCCCCCGCAAGCTCCTCCTCACCATGGTCCGCTTCGGCGAGGCGATGGATGCGGAGCGGCTCGTGCCGGTGGAGGGTCCCGGGCACCTCGTGATCCCGGAGTCCAAGCCCGGCGTGGGGGCGCGGACGGAGTTTCTCGAGTCGCTCGTCGACGCCGGAGTCCGGGCCGCGCTCCCCTTCACGGCCGACCCGGCCACGATCCTCAACGAGACGCTGTCGGATCTGACGGACGACCAGCGGGAGCGGCTCGCCCGCGCCTACCCGATGGAGGTGCGCTACCGGGAGGCGCTCACGAAGCTGGGCCTGCGCGACGCGGGCGGCCTCACCTGCACGCCGTGGTTCGAGGAGGTGGCGAACCGGCCCTCGTACGGCCAGATCGTGGCGTGGGCGGAGTCCTCCGCGGTCGTGTACGCGAACTCCGTCATCGGCGCGCGCACGCACCGGAATCCCGGGATCATCGACCTCATCTCGAACGTCGTCGGCAAGACGCCGCGCGCCGGCCTGCTGACCGACGAGGGACGGCGCGCGAGCTGGCTCGTCGAGGTCGAGGCGGAGGGGCCGATCAACGGCCAGGTGCTCGGCTACATCGTCGGGCGCGAGGTCGGAGACGGGATCCCGTGGGTTACGGGCCTCGCGGACATGCTCGAGGGCGGCGAGCACCCCGCCAGCGGGAAGTTCCTGCGCGACTTCGGGACGAACGCTTCCGTGGGGGGCGGCGTCGGCCTCTTCCACGTGGAAGGCGTCACCGTGGAGGCGAAGCGGTACGGCCGGCGGCTCATCCGGGGCGACGCGCGCCGGCTGACGATCGACGCGGAGCGGATCGAGTCGATCGGGGCGTCGCTGCGCGCCGACCGCCCGGTCGAGGAGCTACGGCCGAACAAGGTCCTGCTCGGCTGCCCGCACCTCACCTACGACCAGCTCTGCGCGTGGACCGACGCGGTGGAGGACGAACTCGCGCGTGCCGGACGCGACCGCCTCGCGGTGGAGACGGTCTTCGTGGCGGCCCCCGACGTGGTGTCCCGCTTCCGCGCCGAACATCCGGGCTTCGCGGCCCTCGCCCTCGCGGGCGGACACGTGGGCTCCTTCTGCCTCGAAGCTTTCATGCAGGACCCGATCCTCGCGCCCGCCTGCGTCGTCACGAACTCGAACAAGCTCCGCTACTACAGCCGCAACGTGTACATGCTCGACGACGAGGCGCTCCTGCGGGTGATGGTGACGGGCAACGCCGAGGGTGGCGCCGCGCCCTCCACGGGGGCCTCCTCAGGGACCTCCCCCGAGGATCGCGCCTGA
- a CDS encoding BlaI/MecI/CopY family transcriptional regulator, giving the protein MRDPTFSDRELDIMSVLWRHGSGSVSEVMEALEDEVGYTTVLKILQILEKKGAVRHEAEGRAYRYFPLVASETAGETALARIRDKIFGGSAELVLAQLISGREVSPEELERMRRILDELEEDEP; this is encoded by the coding sequence TTGAGGGATCCGACATTCAGCGACCGGGAGCTGGACATCATGAGCGTCCTGTGGCGCCACGGGTCCGGCTCCGTGAGCGAGGTCATGGAGGCACTCGAGGACGAGGTCGGCTACACGACCGTTCTCAAGATCCTCCAGATCCTGGAGAAGAAGGGCGCCGTCCGGCACGAGGCGGAGGGTCGCGCGTACCGCTACTTCCCGCTCGTCGCCTCCGAGACCGCTGGGGAGACGGCCCTGGCCCGCATCCGGGACAAGATCTTCGGCGGATCGGCGGAACTCGTCCTCGCCCAGCTCATCTCGGGACGGGAGGTCTCGCCGGAGGAACTGGAGCGCATGCGGCGGATCCTCGATGAACTGGAGGAGGACGAGCCGTGA
- a CDS encoding M56 family metallopeptidase translates to MTLATMMYGLIVAVLVAGAAWCLDRGLRAHGRPTRWLWLGALGVGALAPFLPRFLPAAAAAAGPGPFALPVDLLYELGTAAPSLPAQGGSLLAGIGIGDPLGALWIVGSGVVLILFTLICLRLRRLRATWEPRDACGQEVLRSDRFGPAVVGLIRSRIVLPTWTFGLGEKELAMVVLHEREHVRARDPVLLAAGLLLAALSPWNPAVWWSLARLRLAVEGDCDRRVLARGASARSYARLLLTVAAGCRRTPDPAPALIRGGHSVIERRLMMIRTATKKPRIRASILTAAAGLGLFALACDTPIPQSPADPERASRVEGVVGSEGVVSVEGVTSWFSSANSQVVDVLLDVSR, encoded by the coding sequence GTGACTCTGGCCACGATGATGTACGGACTGATCGTTGCCGTCCTCGTCGCCGGGGCCGCGTGGTGCCTCGATCGGGGCCTGCGGGCCCACGGGCGGCCGACACGGTGGCTCTGGCTCGGCGCCCTGGGCGTCGGCGCGCTGGCGCCGTTTCTCCCCCGGTTCCTTCCGGCCGCGGCAGCCGCGGCCGGTCCCGGACCCTTCGCCCTTCCCGTCGACCTCCTGTACGAACTCGGAACGGCGGCTCCGTCGCTTCCCGCGCAGGGCGGGAGCCTCCTCGCGGGAATCGGGATCGGAGATCCCCTCGGAGCCCTCTGGATCGTGGGTTCCGGCGTCGTCCTCATCCTCTTCACCCTCATCTGCCTGCGGCTGCGGCGCCTACGCGCGACGTGGGAGCCTCGGGACGCCTGCGGCCAGGAAGTGCTGCGCTCGGACCGGTTCGGGCCGGCGGTCGTGGGGCTGATCCGGTCCCGGATCGTCCTTCCGACCTGGACCTTCGGTCTCGGGGAGAAGGAACTCGCGATGGTCGTGCTGCACGAACGGGAACACGTGCGGGCGCGCGATCCGGTACTCCTGGCGGCGGGGCTCCTGCTCGCGGCGCTCTCGCCCTGGAACCCTGCGGTCTGGTGGTCGCTCGCCAGGCTCCGGCTCGCCGTGGAAGGGGACTGCGACCGCCGCGTGCTGGCCCGCGGCGCCTCCGCGCGAAGCTACGCGCGCCTTCTCTTGACCGTCGCTGCGGGGTGCCGGCGCACGCCGGATCCGGCGCCGGCCCTGATCCGCGGCGGCCACTCGGTAATCGAAAGGAGACTCATGATGATCAGGACCGCGACGAAGAAGCCTCGAATCCGGGCTTCCATTCTCACCGCCGCAGCCGGGTTGGGCCTGTTCGCCCTGGCCTGCGACACCCCGATCCCGCAGAGCCCGGCCGACCCCGAGCGCGCCTCGCGCGTGGAGGGCGTCGTCGGTTCGGAAGGCGTCGTCAGCGTGGAGGGAGTCACTAGCTGGTTCTCGTCCGCAAACTCGCAAGTTGTTGATGTATTGTTAGATGTATCACGGAT